One segment of Streptomyces sp. XD-27 DNA contains the following:
- a CDS encoding alpha/beta fold hydrolase: MTTFVLIPGAWHGAWTYEPLARQLRTHGHQAHPLTLTGVGDRRHLLTSTVNLDTHIADVVNLLTDQQITDAVLVGHSYGGMVITGAADRVPERVAGLVYVDAMVPEDGDSCWSLVTDQERAWYLEGVGETGYTSAPLPFFDPRATPHPLASLLQSVRLKGGLDRYRSRDYVYATGWDGQSPFTALHERLRDDPAWRTHAVASGHNVMRDAPDELLKILLTTAQDQ; this comes from the coding sequence ATGACCACCTTCGTCCTCATACCCGGCGCCTGGCACGGCGCCTGGACCTACGAACCGCTGGCCCGGCAGCTCCGCACACACGGACACCAGGCCCACCCCCTCACCCTCACCGGAGTGGGGGACCGCCGGCACCTGCTCACCTCCACGGTCAACCTCGACACCCACATCGCAGACGTCGTCAACCTCCTGACCGACCAGCAGATCACCGACGCCGTCCTGGTCGGACACAGCTACGGCGGCATGGTGATCACAGGCGCCGCCGACCGCGTCCCGGAGCGCGTGGCCGGCCTGGTCTACGTCGACGCCATGGTCCCCGAGGACGGCGACTCATGCTGGTCCCTCGTCACCGACCAAGAGCGCGCCTGGTACCTCGAGGGCGTGGGCGAGACCGGCTACACCAGCGCACCCCTGCCGTTCTTCGACCCCCGGGCCACACCCCACCCGCTGGCCTCCCTCCTCCAGTCCGTCCGCTTGAAGGGCGGCCTCGACCGCTACCGCAGCAGGGACTACGTCTACGCCACCGGCTGGGACGGGCAGTCCCCCTTCACCGCGCTCCACGAACGACTGCGCGACGACCCCGCCTGGCGCACGCACGCCGTGGCCTCCGGCCACAACGTGATGCGGGACGCTCCTGACGAACTGCTGAAGATCCTGCTGACGACCGCACAGGACCAGTGA
- a CDS encoding NADP-dependent oxidoreductase, with product MRAIGQDGFGGPEVLKVIEVERPEPGPAEVLVRVHAAGVNPTDSWHRASGGLAGAVVRLGWDVSGVVEAVGPGVTTLAPGDEVFGLPRHPLPAGTYAEYVTSPARHLVRKPAGLTHVQAAALPLAALTAWQALVDVAELSPGQRVLIHAAAGGVGHLAVQIAKARGAHVIGTARSAKHDFLRGLGADELVDYTEADFETAIEPVDVVIDTIGGAYGPRSLRTLRRGGVLVSLASPAEAYLADEAAPLGLRATFMIVEADQAGMREIAALAEAGLLRPAIDTVLPLDQAAKAHELGDSRRTTGKIVLSLTD from the coding sequence ATGCGTGCGATCGGTCAGGACGGCTTCGGCGGGCCCGAGGTACTGAAGGTCATCGAGGTGGAGCGCCCGGAGCCGGGTCCGGCCGAGGTGCTGGTGCGGGTGCATGCCGCCGGGGTCAACCCGACCGACTCCTGGCACCGGGCCTCCGGCGGGCTGGCCGGCGCCGTGGTCCGGCTCGGCTGGGACGTCTCCGGCGTCGTCGAGGCCGTCGGTCCGGGGGTGACCACACTGGCCCCGGGCGACGAGGTGTTCGGCCTGCCGCGCCACCCGCTCCCCGCGGGCACCTACGCCGAGTACGTGACCTCCCCGGCCCGGCACCTGGTCCGCAAGCCCGCCGGGCTCACCCACGTACAGGCCGCCGCGCTGCCGCTGGCCGCGCTCACCGCCTGGCAGGCCCTGGTCGACGTCGCCGAATTGAGCCCCGGCCAGAGGGTGCTGATCCACGCGGCGGCGGGCGGCGTCGGCCACCTCGCCGTGCAGATCGCGAAGGCCCGCGGCGCCCACGTGATCGGGACCGCCCGCTCGGCCAAGCACGACTTCCTGCGCGGCCTGGGCGCCGACGAACTGGTCGACTACACCGAGGCCGACTTCGAGACGGCCATCGAACCGGTCGACGTCGTCATCGACACGATCGGCGGCGCGTACGGGCCGCGCTCACTGCGCACCCTGCGCCGCGGCGGCGTCCTGGTCTCACTCGCCTCCCCGGCCGAGGCGTACCTGGCCGACGAGGCCGCCCCTCTCGGGCTGCGCGCCACCTTCATGATCGTCGAAGCCGACCAGGCGGGCATGCGGGAGATCGCCGCCCTCGCCGAGGCGGGCCTGCTCCGGCCCGCGATCGACACGGTGCTCCCGCTCGACCAGGCGGCCAAGGCCCACGAGCTGGGCGACAGCCGCCGCACCACCGGCAAGATCGTCCTCTCCCTCACCGACTGA
- a CDS encoding GlxA family transcriptional regulator: MHRVVVLALEGVYPFELSIPVRIFGTAAGRDGQPLYEVATCSLDGGPVITSADFAITVAHGSEALRTADTLVIPPFTCGPDEQRDWLPGEVAQALALLPADARIVSICTASYVLAAAGLLDGRSATTHWNEADHFQQTFPQVQVDANVLFVDNGQVLTAAGVAAGVDLCLHLVRRDHGSEVANRVARLCVVPPWREGGQAQYVDRPVPEPSAATTAATRDWALEQLHRPLTLAELAAHARMSVRTFCRRFRDEVGMPPGQWLTRQRVDHARRLLETTDLPVDHIAARAGFGTAASLRRHLATTVGISPAAYRRAFRGR; this comes from the coding sequence ATGCACCGTGTCGTCGTCCTGGCCCTCGAAGGCGTCTATCCCTTCGAACTCAGCATCCCGGTAAGGATCTTCGGCACGGCTGCCGGGCGCGACGGGCAGCCGCTGTACGAGGTCGCCACCTGCAGCCTGGACGGCGGTCCGGTCATCACCAGCGCTGACTTCGCCATCACCGTGGCCCATGGAAGCGAGGCGCTGCGAACGGCGGACACCCTCGTCATCCCGCCGTTCACCTGTGGTCCCGATGAGCAACGGGACTGGCTGCCCGGCGAAGTGGCCCAGGCTCTGGCCCTCCTCCCCGCCGACGCCCGCATCGTCTCGATCTGCACCGCCTCCTACGTCCTGGCTGCCGCGGGCCTGCTCGACGGCCGTTCCGCCACCACGCACTGGAACGAGGCCGACCACTTCCAGCAGACCTTTCCGCAGGTCCAGGTGGACGCCAACGTGCTGTTCGTCGACAACGGCCAGGTCCTCACGGCGGCGGGGGTCGCCGCCGGCGTCGACCTCTGCCTGCACCTGGTGCGCCGCGACCACGGCAGCGAGGTCGCCAACCGGGTGGCCCGGCTCTGTGTGGTGCCCCCGTGGCGTGAAGGCGGCCAAGCCCAGTACGTCGACCGCCCCGTGCCGGAGCCCTCGGCCGCCACCACGGCCGCCACCCGCGACTGGGCCCTGGAACAACTCCACCGACCCCTCACCCTGGCCGAGCTGGCGGCGCATGCCCGCATGAGTGTCCGAACGTTCTGCCGACGGTTCCGCGACGAGGTCGGCATGCCGCCCGGGCAGTGGCTCACCCGGCAGCGGGTCGATCACGCCCGACGGCTCCTGGAGACCACCGACCTGCCGGTCGACCACATCGCCGCCCGTGCGGGTTTCGGCACCGCCGCCTCACTCCGCCGGCACCTCGCCACCACGGTCGGCATCTCGCCTGCTGCCTACCGCCGGGCATTCCGGGGCAGATGA